GGCGGAGCGCACGCCGGTGCCACCGGCGCGGGTGTGCCGGATTTCCACTCCCTCGCGGACGCACAGTCCGCCGATGCCCGTGGGCCCCAGCAGCGACTTGTGCCCGGTGAATGCCACCAGATCGATACACTGCGCCTCCATGTTGATGGGCACCTTGCCGGCGCTCTGGGAAGCGTCGATGAGGAACAGAATTCCCGCCTCGCGGCAGCGGCGGCCGATCGCGCCGATGGGCTGGACGGTGCCGATCACGTTGGAGGCATGGTTCACCGCCACCAGACGGGTGTTCTGCTTGAACCGGCGGGCGATCTCGTCGGGATCCACAAAACCCTGTGCGTCGAAGGGCACGTAGTCGAGATCGATGATCCCGTCCTTGAAGAGGTGATACAGCGGCCGCAGCACCGAATTGTGTTCCACGTTCGTCGTGATGGCATGATCACCGGGTTCCAGCACGCCGAAGATGGCCAGATTCAGGGCGTCGGTGGAGTTGTAGGTGAAGACCAACCGGTTGGGGTCGGTGCCGTGGAAGAAGTCGGACAGGAGTTTCCGGGTATCCTCCACCATGGAGCCGGCCTCCATGCACATGTCGTATCCGGACCGTCCTGGGTTCACACCGTAATTCCGGTAAAAGAAGTCCATGTACTGATACACCGACTCGGGCTTGGGGAACGAAGTGGCTCCGTTGTCCAAGTAGATGATCGCATCCATAAGCGTCCTGCCTTTTTTAAATATATTATAAAATTTTATAATAGTTTCATTTTTTGATCAACAAAAAAGTCGGCGAAAGCATTAAATAATATACGCGACCGAATGATTATGCCAAGCATCAAA
The Acidobacteriota bacterium DNA segment above includes these coding regions:
- a CDS encoding aminotransferase class V-fold PLP-dependent enzyme, whose product is MDAIIYLDNGATSFPKPESVYQYMDFFYRNYGVNPGRSGYDMCMEAGSMVEDTRKLLSDFFHGTDPNRLVFTYNSTDALNLAIFGVLEPGDHAITTNVEHNSVLRPLYHLFKDGIIDLDYVPFDAQGFVDPDEIARRFKQNTRLVAVNHASNVIGTVQPIGAIGRRCREAGILFLIDASQSAGKVPINMEAQCIDLVAFTGHKSLLGPTGIGGLCVREGVEIRHTRAGGTGVRSAVKTHLDEYPYRLEYGTMNSLGVAGLNAGVKWVLEQGVEKIHEQEMHLTRLLRDGLRDIPGVTLYCADNLENHISVMIFNVDGLEAMDTGTMLDVDYGIACRTGLHCAPLVHEQIGTDKIHGAVRFGIGPFNTEAHIHAAVRAVGEIAASRRK